A window from Salminus brasiliensis chromosome 7, fSalBra1.hap2, whole genome shotgun sequence encodes these proteins:
- the spega gene encoding striated muscle preferentially expressed protein kinase, which produces MMPSSKAKATSEQDGTAAPPVFLRKLRRAAVATGCDVRLRVTVGGYPRPTLHWYRNEDPLPSDAQDYGGLWIRDCHQTDGGLYTCVAENPLGEARSSAVLAVLDLGEDSENTDDENAESQVSLETKERSRAQAVSSHLSGGGKTTVAHIPTPCDGPIVEREMLALGSRAPGLQDPLQPGRQANAGRKLDSFTGEASPLTSQPFQNAQSPISALHLISEADSIAQNGNKKIGDEEEQGKTKSSTWFQSSGSQDSALLQNPKLPRSSSKIFDKVRAFEERRHSIDTPKMPSSGRSWASFSQRASTDSEDGGSKAVKGYDSTMSDIALKRSIFKQRASSLEDRPTYAQKVQNFQNKFSEELQRIKRLVGRPNIKKAFSTEYVTQTDRQPVGKVELIPPKVNNRLEDADVKKVDVNEAKMSQGDLPKLPVRELSKQTKAELLFEPPAPQSRLKIASQTQPPDALEGQSREDLQPSHLVESTDIKKKIPVHEVPQQNSLPSLTQKSLGSRLPASPINVVSPGKAEQPLPKLDEKTSSPVPKKARPLLQEEEIRAPPKPPRLLCSASTFPESFKGQKEKKASLPLPELTIPTITVEDEPMEEEEQVAMCIQKQIKLTQEQKKKGRSKPRTSVSQEREDSSDDSYMSAEEDALEVPVFELPLRDVVAATGSEVILGCVITGNSYQVMWRKGDMQLKDGAGYEVQAQGERHTLRIRQMRPSDAGTYSITATSKAGRVSSTATLFIQSEPVQARGGCLNLPLEQPCSPVTSDEEFLSPMEEGVNFGMLNMTERSRFKEPPTFQVSLCDQAVTEGEEVKMGVQFCGQPKPVIYWLKDRVNIKTGGQHELREDNNGRCELRIKSAEKSDTGVYMCKIINEYGTKQTECQLEVKAPFPLEALTITSPLQDVRVRAGKTALFECHVTGPQDTDVDWLANGKLIQPALLDCKMQFDGKRCRLLLRSVHEDDSGCYTCKLSTAKEELISSAKLTVIPSKEPLFTRKLDALEVLEGRSARFDCKVSGSPPPKVTWTHCEQPVVENENIHILTEGGRHSLLIAHVTQQSEGFYSAIAQNSHGQAESSAELYVQEPRPVISSHMSRLEKMPSIPEEPEVLEGEMERRTMPDFVKPLSDLEVVERKEAILKCKVTGMPYPTITWYHNGQKIDSTEDRKMTQYRDVHSLVIRSVCHGHSGVYKSVISNKVGKAACYAHLYVTDIIPEPPDGSPIVESITGRTITLSWKRPKSLDPSIDPSSLIYAVQQQALGSIQWTIIASGLRETSYTMTSLSKGVRYAFRVLCSTGKAFSKPSQPTDLVQLVDKGQYLHKSPVIVDKPDVVYAVENQPATITVTLNHVQATVTWKRRGMALVNKPGTYEMLMPDDDQHALKIYRVKGTDIGQLICMANNQYGSDLCTVQLAMAAPPAFETIMEDLDVCVGETPCFAVVVDGKPDPDILWYKDNVLLAESSHFTFVYDDQECSLVILNAQLEDSGVYTCTAKNLAGEVSCKAELTVHLAKRLEEEEEQMEDEGTILRRMRRLTDYYDIHKEIGRGAFSYVKRVTKKKEKLEYAAKFISARAKRKASALREMELLAELDHERILYFHDAFEKKNVVVIITELCHEEFLERLMKKTTILESEIRSSIRQVLEGISYLHQNDIIHLDIKPENILMADRKNDQIRICDFGNALKITPHETQYCKYGTPEFVAPEIVNQTPISKATDIWPVGVITYLCLTGVSPFAGENDRDTLLNIRNSNVAFEESMFADLCREAKGFVIKLLVVDRLRPDATECLRHPWFKTLTKGKSISTSVHKQVLARRKWQRSLISYKSKMVMRSIPELLDDSSSHISLAVPRNLKESSPPPSSSSDSDEDIDELPFIPMPLTMMFSGSRMSLTEIHEDDDVAGASSGTHQNLPEKEDAMEYKPEHETELDHTEIVEITEPRELSMESSSEAEQASAKPRRRLMRRGSSADSALLLHITPEQCVTGEASEEDQKNIKKAVSMELPHRSSSPSPGKLGQEDYALKLELMRQRLLKGGSVDKKLSGLRGPLFETLGVDDERRTSSLDRNLRRAKMDSLNRATSTGGSPGESPPKTKAFRKSASFTHGDPESMPFHRRSGAPLEIPSAQSGESKLQEAKSVSACTEQTNLEPTCVSPKGNLDLEPKQIMKEDERNRMDQSEPFLQPLLQDNKQKLENSDKLMSPLYLPKKESSDVPCPLPHDLASINYSIVQSNEKYGSADKPSPVLRVSEPEPSSSIEHPAVFAKVACSAPTYQPTLRSDIKDLDSEEVFEAMFKKRESSLTRGLKRLTRTKTEETSPVLPRKSGEEVYRPGPTGAPLEFVSRGLQEKSKSYQDLREVEKDIGLGIIGRLSLRSKKPHGSDRKEENLKEDNPDSSASRRRVTWALGRSKSLDKKAADSGESLGRDCKKASETPALTMRCKFDSKVSSISGRMHSNSQDRKENKETQPESKIPKDPKEKQDTKKVNDSPVLAMRKRFESISGSLRNRSHSEERRGEKETKKDGNRTPLFSRLRLSQSEGVSLKKMDIPENQLASQAACTVSKESLDSTSSAQSIKSSQTPESERRSRWDRWGLSKAKRDRTPSQSSISSTTTEHDSQTSHRYTRSTSDFPPVFHIKLKDHILLEGDPVTLCCLPAGCPQPKIVWMKDKNPLEIDDRMNLMSSPDGRQLLMIMKTGKKDAGLYECLATNNLASSTSSCTLSLASVPKRPGTPEIPQTYNNTALVLWKPADNKAPCTYTLERKTDGDSSWLIVAAGITDCYYNVTDLPAGVSYCFRVACVNKAGQGPYSNVSERVGVNVPVVSVPLPAVKTVPSACPPVMSSHITTTSETSAQPAASLSSDTPPRTLPSTAPWRATSTSTAPASPSSTCQLSTPQSAALSLSAANITSTISTELIMQPDVVINAAQMVAVTQLPPKVKSVPPLVPLKPSSPVNVVPPITQIQSVTQRPYTAPPSVGRPISPVPTYVPATTARVTPTPVSPPVVLGSSLIGEGVSSPMTEMSMGRVIPSTKSETALRQGVPQKPYTFLDERVRGRFGVIRDCRENSTGRMFIAKIVCYDQETKQTVIQEYEILKSLHNERIMALHEAYVTPRYLVLITECCMGKEILNSLVDRFRYSEDDVVGYIVQILQGLEYLHNHRILHLDIKPDNIMVTNLSIIKIIDFGSAQTFNPLSLKHYSRDLGTLEYMAPEILKGDVVGPPADIWSLGVLTYIMLSGRLPFQEKDPRQTETKIYTAKFDSTKLYPNVSQSALAFLKKMLNGYQWSRPTTKDCFSHAWLQDSYLMKLRRQTLTFTTAQLKEFLGVHERRRAESATKHKVLLRAYQSGPQSPTSPTVPSLPTTPAT; this is translated from the exons actcagAAAACACAGATGATGAGAACGCGGAATCCCAGGTCTCCTTGGAGACGAAAGAAAGGTCCAGAGCTCAAGCAGTTAGCAGTCATCTGTCAG GTGGTGGAAAGACAACGGTTGCCCACATCCCCACTCCATGTGATGGCCCCATagtggagagagagatgctggCCCTGGGCTCTAGAGCCCCAGGTCTACAAGACCCTCTCCAGCCTGGCAGGCAAGCAAATGCTGG GAGAAAATTGGACTCTTTTACAGGGGAAGCATCCCCACTCACAAGTCAGCCTTTCCAAAATGCCCAGAGCCCCATTTCTGCATTACACTTGATTAGTGAAGCAGACTCAATAGCCCAAAATGGTAACAAAAAGATAGGAGATGAAGAAGAACAAGGAAAGACCAAATCCTCCACCTGGTTTCAAAGTAGTGGTTCCCAAGACTCAGCTTTGCTCCAGAATCCTAAACTCCCTCGGTCAAGTTCCAAAATCTTTGACAAGGTAAGAGCCTTTGAAGAACGCAGGCACAGCATTGACACACCAAAAATGCCCTCGTCAGGGCGCTCATGGGCCAGTTTCAGCCAAAGAGCATCAACTGATTCTGAAGATGGTGGGAGTAAAGCAGTTAAGGGCTATGACAGCACCATGAGTGACATTGCGCTCAAAAGATCCATCTTCAAGCAAAGAGCCTCCTCGTTGGAAGATCGGCCCACCTatgctcagaaggtccagaacttTCAAAACAAGTTCTCAGAGGAGCTCCAGCGGATTAAGAGACTTGTTGGGAGACCTAATATCAAGAAAGCTTTCTCAACTGAGTATGTTACACAAACTGACAGGCAGCCAGTGGGTAAGGTTGAATTAATCCCACCAAAGGTCAATAATAGacttgaagatgcagatgtaaaaaagGTTGATGTAAATGAAGCAAAAATGTCTCAAGGGGACCTACCAAAGCTACCAGTAAGGGAGTTGTCAAAGCAAACAAAAGCGGAGCTATTATTTGAACCACCAGCACCTCAAAGCAGATTGAAAATAGCATCCCAAACACAACCTCCTGATGCTCTTGAAGGCCAGTCAAGGGAAGACTTGCAGCCTAGTCATTTGGTGGAGAGcactgacataaaaaaaaaaatccctgtcCACGAAGTACCACAACAGAACAGTTTACCAAGCCTGACACAGAAATCCTTGGGAAGCAGACTTCCGGCATCACCTATTAATGTAGTGTCACCTGGAAAGGCTGAACAACCACTGCCTAAGCTGGATGAAAAGACATCAAGCCCTGTTCCCAAAAAAGCACGGCCCCTACTCCAAGAGGAAGAGATCCGAGCACCTCCAAAACCTCCCAGGCTTCTGTGTTCAGCTTCCACATTCCCAGAGTCATTTAAGGgacaaaaagagaagaaagcctCACTGCCCCTACCTGAGCTGACAATACCTACCATTACAGTTGAAGATGAGCCTatggaggaagaggagcaggTGGCAATGTGCATTCAAAAACAAATCAAACTAACTcaggagcagaaaaaaaaaggaaggagcAAACCGAGGACATCAGTGTCTCAAGAGCGAG AAGACTCCTCTGATGATTCCTACATGTCTGCAGAAGAGGATGCGTTGGAAGTTCCTGTGTTTGAACTGCCTCTTAGGGATGTTGTAGCAGCCACTGGCTCAGAGGTGATACTGGGGTGTGTTATCACAGGAAACTCTTATCAAG TGATGTGGAGAAAGGGGGACATGCAGCTAAAGGATGGAGCAGGATATGAGGTGCAGGCGCAGGGGGAACGGCATACTCTCCGGATCCGCCAGATGAGACCCAGTGACGCAGGAACCTACTCTATCACTGCCACCAGCAAAGCAGGACGGGTGTCCAGCACAGCCACACTTTTCATCCAGTCAG AGCCTGTTCAGGCCAGAGGCGGATGTTTGAACTTGCCACTGGAGCAGCCTTGTAGTCCAGTGACCTCTGATGAAGAGTTTCTGAGCCCCATGGAGGAGGGTGTGAACTTTGGGATGCTTAATATGACTGAAAGGTCACGTTTTAAAGAGCCCCCAACATTCCAG GTCTCCTTGTGTGACCAGGCAGTGACTGAGGGAGAAGAAGTCAAGATGGGTGTCCAGTTTTGTGGACAGCCCAAGCCAGTGATCTACTG GCTGAAGGACAGAGTGAATATCAAAACGGGTGGCCAGCACGAGCTCCGTGAAGATAACAATGGGAGATGTGAGCTGAGAATTAAGTCGGCTGAAAAATCTGATACTGGAGTTTACATGTGCAAGATCATTAATGAATATGGCACCAAACAGACTGAATGCCAGCTGGAGGTCAAAG CTCCTTTTCCTTTAGAGGCTTTAACCATCACCAGCCCGCTGCAGGACGTGAGGGTACGTGCCGGAAAAACAGCTCTGTTTGAGTGTCACGTGACTGGGCCACAAGACACAGACGTGGATTGGCTGGCCAATGGGAAGTTGATCCAGCCAGCTTTACTGGACTGTAAGATGCAGTTTGATGGGAAGAGGTGTCGTCTGTTGCTCAGATCTGTCCATGAGGATGACAGTGGCTGCTACACCTGCAAACTTAGCACAGCAAAAG AGGAGCTGATTAGCAGTGCCAAGCTCACTGTTATCCCATCAAAAGAACCTCTCTTCACACGAAAGCTGGATGCACTAGAAGTTTTAGAAGGTCGTTCTGCTCGTTTTGACTGTAAAGTCAGTGGCTCACCACCCCCTAAAGTCACATGGACCCACTGTG AACAACCAGTGGTGGAGAACGAAAATATTCACATTCTCACTGAGGGTGGGCGACACTCCCTGCTCATCGCCCATGTTACCCAGCAGAGTGAGGGGTTTTACTCTGCAATTGCACAAAATTCTCATGGACAAGCTGAAAGCTCAGCTGAACTCTATGTGCAGGAACCTCGTCCAGTCATATCCTCTCACAT GTCGAGGTTGGAGAAGATGCCGTCCATCCCAGAGGAGCCTGAGGTGCTGGAGGGAGAAATGGAGCGCAGAACAATGCCAGACTTTGTCAAGCCCCTCAGCGACCTGGAAGTGGTAGAGAGGAAAGAGGCCATCCTGAAGTGTAAAGTGACAGGCATGCCATACCCCACCATTACCTGGTACCATAATGGCCAGAAGATAGACAGCACTGAAGACAGGAAGATGACACAAT ACAGGGATGTTCACAGTCTGGTCATTCGTTCAGTGTGTCATGGTCACAGCGGTGTGTATAAAAGTGTTATTTCCAATAAGGTGGGAAAGGCCGCCTGCTATGCTCATCTGTATGTGACCG ACATCATTCCTGAACCTCCTGATGGATCTCCGATTGTTGAGTCCATAACTGGAAGAACCATCACTTTAAGCTGGAAAAGACCAAAAAGTCTTGATCCATCCATTG ATCCCAGTTCCCTCATATATGCTGTCCAGCAACAAGCTTTGGGCTCCATCCAGTGGACAATCATAGCATCTGGTCTGAGGGAGACCTCTTACACCATGACCTCTCTTTCGAAAGGAGTCCGATATGCTTTCAGGGTACTCTGCAGCACCGGCAAAGCCTTCAGCAAACCCTCTCAACCTACTGACCTGGTTCAGCTAGTCGATAAAG GGCAATATTTGCACAAATCACCAGTCATTGTGGACAAACCTGATGTTGTATATGCAGTGGAGAACCAGCCTGCTACTATCACAGTAACCCTAAACCATGTCCAAGCAACAGTTACTTGGAAAAG GAGAGGCATGGCACTTGTGAATAAACCTGGTACATATGAGATGCTAATGCCAGATGATGACCAGCATGCTTTGAAGATATACAGAGTGAAGGGAACTGACATTGGACAGCTGATTTGTATGGCAAACAACCAGTATGGCAGTGACCTTTGCACTGTCCAGCTTGCAATGGCAG CACCTCCTGCTTTTGAGACCATCATGGAAGACTTGGATGTTTGTGTTGGTGAAACACCTTGTTTTGCTGTGGTTGTTGATGGCAAACCTGATCCGGACATCTTATGGTATAAG GACAATGTACTGCTTGCAGAGAGCAGTCATTTTACATTTGTGTATGATGATCAAGAATGCTCCCTAGTGATCCTTAATGCACAACTTGAAGATTCAGGAGTGTATACTTGCACCGCTAAGAACCTGGCAGGAGAAGTCTCATGCAAGGCTGAGCTCACTGTCCATCTTG CAAAACggctggaggaggaagaggaacagATGGAGGATGAAGGGACCATTCTTAGACGTATGCGTAGGCTGACAGATTACTATGACATCCACAAGGAAATTGGCAG GGGAGCTTTTTCTTATGTAAAACGGGTgaccaagaaaaaagaaaagctggaGTATGCTGCAAAGTTCATATCAGCTCGGGCCAAAAGGAAAGCCTCTGCTCTAAGAGAGATGGAGCTCTTGGCTGAGTTAGACCACGAGAGGATTCTCTACTTTCATGATGCatttgaaaagaaaaatgttGTGGTCATCATCACAGAACT TTGTCATGAGGAGTTTTTGGAAAGACTAATGAAGAAGACCACCATCTTAGAGTCTGAG ATTCGGTCTTCCATAAGGCAGGTCCTTGAGGGTATCTCCTACCTCCATCAGAATGATATTATCCACTTGGATATAAAG CCTGAAAACATCCTTATGGCAGACCGCAAGAATGACCAGATAAGGATTTGTGATTTCGGCAATGCTCTGAAGATTACACCACATGAAACACAGTATTGTAAATATGGAACTCCTGAATTTGTTGCCCCTGAAATTGTTAACCAAACACCCATCTCCAAGGCAACTGATATCTG GCCAGTTGGAGTTATAACATACTTGTG TCTCACTGGAGTTTCGCCTTTTGCTGGTGAAAATGATCGTGACACATTGCTCAACATCAGGAATTCTAATGTGGCATTTGAGGAGAGCATGTTTGCAGACCTGTGCAGAGAAGCAAAAGGATTTGTCATTAAGCTTCTTGTAGTAGACAGACT GAGGCCTGATGCCACCGAATGTCTCCGTCACCCATGGTTCAAG ACTCTAACAAAGGGTAAGAGCATCAGCACATCGGTGCACAAGCAAGTGCTGGCTAGGCGGAAATGGCAG cGTTCACTCATCAGTTACAAGTCTAAAATGGTTATGAGGTCCATCCCGGAATTACTTGATGACTCCTCCAGTCACATATCCCTTGCTGTACCCAGGAACCTCAAAGAGAGCTCACCACCTCCCTCGTCCTCCTCTGACTCTGACGAGGACATTGACGAGCTGCCTTTCATACCCATGCCTCTCACAATGATGTTTTCTGGGTCCCGTATGTCTCTGACTGAGATTCATGAGGACGACGATGTTGCTGGAGCATCCAGTGGCACTCACCAGAATCTTCCTGAGAAAGAAGATGCTATGGAGTATAAGCCTGAACATGAAACAGAGTTGGACCACACAGAGATTGTAGAAATAACTGAACCAAGAGAACTATCAATGGAATCAAGTTCAGAGGCAGAACAGGCCTCAGCTAAGCCCAGAAGGCGACTGATGCGAAGGGGTAGTTCAGCTGACAGCGCTCTTCTTCTCCACATAACACCTGAACAATGTGTTACAGGGGAGGCTTCAGAGGAAGACCAGAAGAACATTAAAAAAGCAGTGTCCATGGAACTGCCACATAGGAGCAGTAGTCCCAGTCCAGGTAAACTGGGTCAGGAAGACTATGCACTAAAACTGGAACTCATGAGGCAGAGGCTTCTCAAAGGAGGCTCTGTGGATAAGAAGTTGAGTGGGCTTCGTGGTCCCCTGTTTGAGACTCTAGGTGTTGACGATGAAAGAAGAACTTCGTCTTTAGACCGCAACTTGAGGAGAGCTAAAATGGATAGCTTAAACCGGGCTACCTCTACTGGTGGTAGTCCTGGCGAGAGCCCACCCAAGACAAAAGCATTCCGGAAGAGTGCATCCTTCACTCATGGTGATCCAGAGTCCATGCCCTTTCATAGAAGATCTGGGGCTCCACTTGAGATTCCATCAGCACAGTCTGGGGAGAGCAAACTGCAAGAAGCAAAATCTGTGTCTGCATGTACCGAACAAACCAATTTAGAGCCTACATGTGTGTCTCCTAAGGGGAATCTAGACTTAGAACCTAAACAAATTATGAAGGAGGATGAAAGAAATAGGATGGACCAGAGTGAACCTTTCTTGCAGCCTTTATTGCAggacaataaacagaaattggaGAACTCAGATAAGCTTATGTCTCCCCTATATTtaccaaagaaagaaagtagtgatgTTCCATGTCCTCTCCCACATGACCTAGCATCAATTAATTATAGCATTGTCCAGTCAAATGAGAAGTATGGTTCTGCAGATAAACCTTCACCAGTCCTGAGGGTATCAGAGCCAGAACCATCATCCAGTATTGAACACCCAGCTGTCTTTGCAAAGGTGGCATGTTCTGCACCAACATACCAACCAACTCTCAGATCTGATATCAAAGATCTTGACTCAGAGGAGGTTTTTGAAGCGATGTTTAAAAAGCGAGAATCATCTCTAACACGTGGCTTGAAGCGTCTCACCAGGACAAAAACAGAGGAAACATCCCCTGTGCTTCCACGGAAGTCAGGTGAAGAGGTTTATCGGCCAGGGCCAACAGGTGCGCCACTAGAGTTTGTGTCAAGAGGATTGCAGGAAAAGTCCAAGTCATACCAAGACCTTCGGGAAGTGGAGAAGGATATAGGCCTTGGAATAATTGGCAGGCTGTCTTTGCGCTCAAAAAAGCCACATGGAAGCGACAGAAAAGAGGAAAATCTGAAAGAGGACAATCCAGACTCATCTGCTTCCAGGCGAAGAGTAACCTGGGCTCTGGGGCGTAGTAAATCCCTTGACAAAAAGGCAGCTGATTCTGGGGAAAGCCTAGGAAGGGACTGCAAGAAGGCATCTGAGACACCAGCTCTTACAATGAGATGCAAGTTTGACTCTAAAGTGTCAAGTATTTCTGGCAGAATGCATAGTAACTCACAAGACAGAAAAGAGAATAAGGAAACACAGCCTGAATCAAAGATCCCTAAAGATCCCAAGGAGAAACAAGACACAAAGAAGGTCAATGATTCACCAGTTCTAGCAATGCGCAAGAGATTTGAGTCAATTTCAGGGTCTTTAAGAAACCGAAGTCACTCTgaagagagaaggggagaaaaGGAAACCAAAAAAGATGGAAACCGAACACCTCTTTTCTCACGACTCCGCCTTTCACAGTCAGAAGGTGTTAGTTTAAAGAAGATGGACATTCCTGAAAACCAGTTGGCCTCACAGGCTGCCTGTACAGTGTCCAAAGAGTCTTTAGACTCTACATCTAGCGCCCAGTCTATAAAATCATCTCAAA CCCCTGAGAGTGAGCGTAGGTCTCGATGGGACAGATGGGGGTTATCTAAAGCCAAAAGAGACAGAACACCTTCTCAGTCAAGCATTTCCTCGACCACTACGGAACATGATAGCCAGACATCCCATCGTTATACCCGGTCTACATCTG ATTTCCCCCCAGTTTTTCATATTAAATTGAAGGACCACATTCTTTTGGAGGGTGATCCAGTCACTCTGTGCTGTCTACCAGCCGGCTGCCCCCAGCCAAAGATTGTCTGGATGAAAG ACAAGAATCCTTTGGAGATTGATGACAGAATGAATCTGATGTCTAGCCCAGATGGAAGACAACTGCTGATGATTATGAAGACTGGCAAAAAAGATGCTGGACTTTATGAGTGTTTGGCAACTAATAACCTGGCCTCTTCAACTAGTTCCTGTACCTTATCCTTAGCTA GTGTTCCAAAACGTCCAGGGACCCCTGAGATTCCACAGACCTACAACAACACAGCCCTGGTGTTGTGGAAACCAGCGGACAACAAAGCCCCCTGCACTTACACACTTGAAAGGAAAACTGATG GTGATTCCAGCTGGTTGATTGTGGCTGCAGGAATCACAGATTGTTACTACAATGTCACAGACCTTCCAGCTGGTGTAAGCTATTGTTTCCGTGTGGCATGTGTGAACAAAGCGGGCCAGGGCCCATACAGCAATGTCTCAGAGAGAGTTGGCGTCAATGTACCAG TGGTTTCAGTCCCCCTGCCAGCAGTGAAGACAGTTCCCTCAGCTTGTCCTCCTGTTATGAGCTCCCATATAACAACAACTTCTGAAACTTCGGCACAGCCAGCGGCTTCCCTGTCCTCTGACACTCCTCCACGGACACTTCCCTCTACTGCCCCTTGGAGAGCTACCAGCACAAGCACTGCACCTGCCTCACCATCTTCCACATGTCAGCtttccactcctcagtctgcaGCTTTGTCACTATCAGCAGCTAATATCACTTCCACTATATCCACAGAGCTTATCATGCAGCCTGATGTTGTTATAAACGCTGCTCAGATGGTTGCTGTGACCCAGTTGCCTCCAAAGGTCAAGTCTGTCCCTCCATTGGTACCCCTCAAACCTAGCAGCCCTGTAAATGTGGTTCCCCCCATAACGCAAATCCAGTCCGTAACCCAAAGGCCATACACTGCTCCCCCCTCAGTGGGCCGGCCAATTTCTCCAGTTCCTACATATGTACCAGCCACCACTGCTCGAGTGACTCCTACCCCAGTCTCTCCTCCTGTGGTTCTAGGGAGCAGTCTTATTGGGGAGGGAGTGAGCTCACCCATGACAGAAATGTCCATGGGAAGGGTGATCCCTTCAACCAAAAGTGAGACAGCTTTAAGGCAAGGAGTTCCCCAGAAACCATACACATTTCTGGATGAGAGAGTTAG AGGTCGATTTGGTGTGATACGAGACTGCCGGGAAAATTCCACTGGGAGAATGTTCATTGCAAAGATTGTTTGCTATGACCAAGAGACCAAGCAGACAGTGATACAGGAGTATGAGATCTTGAAGTCCCTTCATAATGAGAGAATCATGGCACTTCATGAAGCTTATGTCACACCTCGCTACCTGGTCCTCATTACAGAATGCTGCATGGGGAAGGAGATCCTTAACAGCCTTGTTGACAG GTTCCGTTACTCTGAGGACGATGTGGTGGGTTACATAGTTCAAATCCTGCAGGGTTTGGAGTATTTGCACAACCACCGGATTCTTCATCTAGACATCAAGCCAGATAACATCATGGTTACCAACCTCAGCATCATTAAAATCATAGACTTTGGCAGTGCTCAAACCTTCAACCCTCTTTCCCTCAAACACTACAGCAGAGATTTGGGAACTTTGGAATACATGG CTCCAGAGATACTTAAAGGGGATGTTGTGGGGCCTCCAGCAGACATATGGAGTTTAGGAGTTCTCACATACATTAT GCTTAGTGGTAGGCTGCCATTCCAAGAGAAAGACCCGAGGCAGACAGAAACCAAAATATACACAGCAAAGTTTGACTCAACTAAGCTGTACCCAAACGTTTCCCAAAGTGCCTTGGCTTTCCTCAAGAAAATGCTAAATGGCTATCAATG GTCTCGACCAACCACAAAAGACTGCTTTAGCCATGCTTGGCTGCAGGACTCCTACCTGATGAAGCTGCGTCGGCAGACTCTGACCTTCACCACCGCACAACTGAAGGAGTTTCTTGGGGTGCACGAGCGTCGACGGGCTGAGTCAGCCACAAAACACAAAGTCCTTTTGCGGGCCTACCAGAGTGGACCTCAGTCCCCAACTTCACCAACAGTACCTAGCTTACCTACCACACCTGCTACCTAA